From Pseudoxanthomonas sp. CF385, a single genomic window includes:
- a CDS encoding aspartate-semialdehyde dehydrogenase has protein sequence MSNQNRSFTVAVVGATGAVGETMLSILAERDFPIAKLVLLASARSAGTQVDFKGQKVDILDLETFDPTGVDIALFSAGGGVSKEYAPKFAAAGAVVIDNSSTFRYDADVPLVVSEVNPHAAKNRPRGIIANPNCSTMQLMPVLAPIHREYGIERINVATYQSVSGAGRSGLEELGRQTAQLLAFQDIEPKKFQAQIAFNLIPHIDEFLPNGYTKEEMKLVWETRKILEDDSIQVNPTAVRVPVFYGHSEAVNVETRKKITPEQARELLRAAPGVEVVDEPKAGGYPTPVTHASGRDPVFVGRIREDFSHPRGLNLWVVADNIRKGAALNAVQLAELVANGG, from the coding sequence GCTGTCGTGGGCGCCACCGGCGCCGTCGGCGAAACCATGCTGTCCATCCTCGCCGAGCGCGATTTCCCCATCGCCAAGCTCGTCCTGCTGGCCTCGGCGCGCTCCGCCGGCACCCAGGTCGACTTCAAGGGCCAGAAGGTCGACATCCTCGACCTGGAGACGTTCGACCCCACCGGCGTCGACATCGCCCTGTTCTCCGCAGGCGGTGGCGTGTCGAAGGAATACGCGCCGAAGTTCGCCGCCGCCGGTGCGGTGGTGATCGACAACTCCTCGACCTTCCGCTACGACGCCGACGTGCCGTTGGTGGTGTCCGAGGTGAACCCGCATGCGGCGAAGAACCGTCCGCGCGGCATCATCGCCAACCCAAACTGCTCGACCATGCAGCTGATGCCGGTGCTGGCGCCGATCCACCGCGAGTACGGCATCGAACGCATCAACGTGGCCACCTATCAGTCGGTGTCCGGCGCCGGCCGTTCCGGCCTGGAGGAGCTCGGCCGGCAGACCGCCCAGCTGCTGGCGTTCCAGGACATCGAGCCGAAGAAGTTCCAGGCGCAGATCGCGTTCAACCTGATCCCGCACATCGACGAGTTCCTGCCCAACGGCTACACCAAGGAAGAGATGAAGCTGGTCTGGGAGACGCGCAAGATCCTCGAGGACGACAGCATCCAGGTGAACCCCACCGCGGTGCGCGTGCCGGTGTTCTACGGCCACTCCGAAGCCGTCAACGTCGAGACCCGGAAGAAGATCACCCCCGAGCAGGCCCGCGAGCTGCTGCGTGCCGCGCCCGGCGTGGAAGTCGTCGACGAGCCCAAGGCGGGCGGCTACCCGACGCCGGTCACCCACGCCTCCGGTCGCGACCCGGTCTTCGTCGGCCGCATCCGCGAGGACTTCTCGCATCCGCGCGGCCTGAACCTGTGGGTGGTCGCCGACAACATCCGCAAGGGCGCGGCCCTGAACGCCGTGCAATTGGCCGAACTGGTGGCGAACGGCGGCTGA